The Leucobacter rhizosphaerae genome includes a region encoding these proteins:
- a CDS encoding SDR family NAD(P)-dependent oxidoreductase, which translates to MGAEVRIDGQCAIVTGGARGIGRAYTERLRSMGASVAVLDLSFDEEHGVDRPAESGRGALLGISTDLTDEKAARAAFAEARERLGRVDVLVCNAGGGTGAMWENSPLSMDLNALRRAYEVNVASMALSCREIAPGMVSAGRGKILTVASTAALRARSDGGYAHYASAKAAVIAFTNSLAREVAPAGVTANVIVPGAIGTERLLPKMEAMGMDSVLRDIPLGRLGTPEDCANALEFLAGPLSDYITGTVVRVDGGMMI; encoded by the coding sequence ATGGGTGCTGAAGTGAGGATCGATGGCCAGTGCGCGATCGTGACAGGTGGTGCTCGGGGAATCGGCCGGGCATATACGGAACGTCTCCGAAGCATGGGGGCGAGTGTCGCTGTGCTCGACCTGAGCTTCGACGAGGAACACGGCGTTGACCGACCTGCTGAATCTGGTCGGGGGGCGCTTCTCGGTATCTCAACGGATCTCACCGATGAAAAGGCAGCACGCGCTGCCTTCGCAGAGGCCAGGGAGCGACTGGGGCGGGTGGATGTGCTCGTTTGCAACGCCGGTGGGGGGACAGGGGCCATGTGGGAGAACAGTCCTCTCTCTATGGACCTAAACGCATTGCGGAGGGCCTATGAGGTGAACGTCGCATCGATGGCGCTGTCATGTCGTGAGATCGCGCCGGGAATGGTGAGTGCCGGACGCGGAAAGATCCTCACGGTCGCTTCGACTGCGGCTCTAAGGGCCCGGTCTGATGGTGGATATGCTCACTACGCGAGCGCAAAGGCGGCTGTTATCGCCTTTACCAACTCGCTTGCTCGCGAGGTCGCTCCCGCAGGCGTCACCGCCAACGTCATTGTGCCCGGCGCCATCGGCACTGAGCGGCTCTTGCCCAAGATGGAAGCGATGGGCATGGATTCCGTACTTCGGGATATCCCTCTCGGCAGGTTGGGTACGCCGGAGGACTGCGCGAATGCGTTGGAATTCTTGGCCGGACCGCTTTCTGACTACATCACCGGTACGGTTGTACGTGTCGACGGAGGGATGATGATATGA
- a CDS encoding SDR family NAD(P)-dependent oxidoreductase — MTRQTVLVTGAAGGIGAAVARRLAESGTRVILTDLQAPELDRVLGDHAANGESFALDVTNSAAVDALMLDCDQRNGGVTGLVLSHGIGGKIAPLTEWNDAEVAAVLTVNLVGCTTVMRAVLRHMTARDTPGRIVAIASAAAKEGNPGSAVYSASKAGLVGLVKSVAREVADQGILVNAVTPGSTDTPMLAQGPGIIDYVVSRTPMRRLARAEEVAAAVAWLLSPDCSFTTGSCLDVSGGRSAY, encoded by the coding sequence GTGACCAGGCAAACGGTACTCGTCACCGGAGCAGCCGGTGGTATCGGTGCCGCAGTCGCTCGCCGACTCGCCGAGAGCGGAACACGGGTGATCCTGACGGATCTACAAGCTCCAGAACTGGATCGGGTGCTCGGTGATCATGCCGCGAACGGTGAGTCTTTCGCGTTGGATGTTACGAACTCAGCCGCGGTCGATGCCCTGATGCTCGACTGCGATCAACGCAACGGCGGAGTAACAGGGCTAGTTCTGAGCCACGGGATCGGCGGAAAGATTGCTCCGCTCACTGAATGGAACGATGCTGAGGTCGCCGCGGTGCTCACCGTCAATCTCGTCGGTTGCACCACTGTGATGAGAGCAGTGCTTCGTCACATGACGGCTCGAGACACACCCGGGCGGATCGTTGCCATAGCCTCTGCGGCGGCAAAGGAGGGGAATCCCGGCAGTGCCGTGTATAGCGCGTCGAAGGCGGGTCTCGTCGGACTGGTGAAATCTGTCGCTCGCGAGGTCGCCGATCAGGGAATTCTCGTAAATGCCGTGACGCCAGGTTCGACGGATACTCCGATGTTGGCGCAGGGACCTGGGATCATCGACTATGTCGTTTCTCGGACACCGATGCGTCGTCTCGCGCGGGCTGAAGAGGTCGCTGCAGCGGTGGCCTGGCTGCTCTCGCCGGATTGCAGTTTCACCACCGGAAGTTGTCTCGATGTTTCCGGTGGGAGATCGGCCTACTGA
- a CDS encoding ABC transporter ATP-binding protein, producing MHTPDSSNYLKLNGLSKHYGSAIALDGIDLNVARGEFVTLLGGSGSGKTTTLNCIAGFVSPTSGSIELDGIEINRLPAHKRNVGVVFQNYALFPHLSVFENVAYPLKARRTPRSRIQGMVKEALATVRLEGFEQRLPSELSGGQQQRVAMARAIVYRPDLLLLDEPLGALDKNLREQLQLEIMRLHRELGMTVIAVTHDQEEALMMSDRIAVYREGSIVQIGTANELYNDPSNQFVAEFVGESNVFSVHTVRDTQGIRYEAPGLGRFTVESGADLAEGEPAVVVVRPESMSLIAVGDAPSTNANVVHAEVMNSVYVGSSRKYIVRTADGQERQVRTGPLGRPFAVGEAVAVTWAPEHGILLSGEGGPL from the coding sequence ATGCACACTCCTGACTCATCGAACTACTTGAAACTCAACGGACTTTCGAAGCACTACGGTTCAGCCATCGCGCTCGACGGGATTGACCTCAACGTCGCTCGCGGCGAGTTTGTGACGCTGCTCGGTGGATCCGGATCGGGCAAGACGACCACACTCAATTGCATCGCAGGATTCGTATCACCCACCTCAGGGTCGATCGAATTGGACGGGATTGAGATCAACCGGCTCCCGGCGCACAAGCGCAATGTCGGCGTCGTATTCCAAAACTATGCGCTGTTTCCGCACCTCTCCGTATTCGAGAACGTCGCCTATCCGCTCAAAGCACGCCGAACACCCAGGTCCCGTATCCAGGGAATGGTCAAAGAAGCGCTCGCGACCGTTCGACTTGAAGGCTTCGAGCAACGCCTGCCCTCGGAACTGTCGGGTGGTCAGCAGCAGCGTGTTGCGATGGCACGGGCGATCGTCTATCGCCCTGACCTGCTTCTTCTCGACGAACCCCTCGGCGCGCTCGACAAGAACCTTCGGGAGCAGCTGCAGCTCGAGATTATGCGACTCCATAGGGAGTTGGGTATGACGGTGATCGCGGTGACCCACGATCAAGAGGAAGCACTGATGATGAGCGACCGAATCGCCGTGTATCGAGAGGGAAGCATCGTTCAGATCGGGACTGCCAACGAACTGTATAACGACCCATCGAACCAGTTCGTCGCCGAGTTCGTCGGCGAATCAAACGTCTTTTCCGTTCACACGGTACGTGATACGCAGGGAATCAGGTATGAGGCTCCGGGCCTGGGAAGATTCACTGTGGAATCAGGCGCCGATCTCGCCGAAGGCGAGCCGGCGGTGGTGGTCGTACGACCGGAATCGATGTCGCTGATTGCAGTCGGAGACGCTCCCTCGACAAATGCGAATGTTGTTCACGCTGAGGTTATGAATTCGGTCTATGTTGGCTCCTCGCGAAAGTACATCGTGCGGACCGCAGATGGGCAGGAACGGCAGGTGAGGACCGGGCCGCTCGGACGACCCTTCGCAGTTGGTGAGGCGGTGGCGGTGACTTGGGCCCCCGAGCATGGGATCCTCTTGAGTGGTGAAGGAGGACCCCTGTGA
- a CDS encoding ABC transporter permease produces MRTPRWITTAAFVIAGFMVLPTLVVIPLSFTTRTVLSWPPSGFDLRWYEEILTDRAWQSALVTSLQTGVLTAVCATVLGTGIALSLSRGRYIGRRFFTIAVLAPMIVPTVILAIGAFFVFSSWGFRGSVVALAAAHTVIALPLVIVSVLNSLSQFDRTLELAGYSLGAHPVRVFFTVTLPNLLPGVLAGAMFAFIISWDEVVISLFLSSPRVRTLPVLIFSQISSGVEPSVAAAASLLMAVTLILLIGTRIPAMLGRKRKRLHAHS; encoded by the coding sequence TTCCGCTCTCATTCACCACTCGAACTGTGCTGAGTTGGCCGCCGAGTGGCTTCGACCTGCGATGGTATGAAGAGATCCTTACTGACAGGGCATGGCAGTCGGCGCTCGTCACGAGTCTTCAGACCGGAGTGCTTACTGCAGTTTGTGCCACCGTTCTTGGGACTGGCATCGCCCTCTCCTTGTCGCGCGGGCGATACATAGGTCGACGCTTTTTCACGATCGCGGTGCTGGCGCCGATGATTGTCCCCACGGTGATTCTGGCGATCGGTGCATTCTTCGTGTTTTCAAGTTGGGGGTTCCGGGGAAGTGTCGTGGCTCTCGCTGCCGCTCATACGGTCATCGCGCTGCCGCTTGTCATCGTGTCGGTCCTGAACAGTTTGAGTCAATTCGATCGCACTCTTGAACTCGCCGGGTACAGCTTGGGTGCACACCCGGTGAGAGTCTTCTTCACTGTCACACTTCCTAATCTCCTCCCCGGAGTTCTTGCCGGGGCCATGTTTGCCTTCATCATCTCCTGGGATGAGGTGGTCATCTCACTGTTTCTGAGCAGCCCGCGCGTTCGCACGCTCCCGGTACTGATCTTCAGTCAGATCTCCAGCGGCGTTGAACCTTCGGTTGCCGCCGCCGCCTCGCTCCTGATGGCGGTCACCCTCATCCTTCTCATAGGCACTCGTATCCCCGCCATGCTGGGCCGAAAGCGAAAGCGACTCCATGCACACTCCTGA